The Bacillus sp. Y1 genome has a window encoding:
- a CDS encoding TIGR04086 family membrane protein, with protein MFAIVSSVIFSLILRFTPTSESSLQFVITGVSFITLFLGGFVSGGKGKQKGWLVGGLTGIVYTTIIFLFQFLGMDSLFSFEEIVYHVCYILTAMMGGILGVNISTTSSKRAA; from the coding sequence TTGTTTGCAATTGTTAGTTCGGTTATATTTTCCTTAATTCTCCGATTTACACCAACTAGCGAATCTTCATTACAATTTGTTATTACTGGTGTTTCATTTATCACATTGTTTTTAGGTGGGTTCGTATCAGGGGGAAAAGGGAAACAAAAAGGCTGGTTAGTTGGAGGCCTCACTGGCATTGTTTACACCACAATCATTTTTTTATTCCAATTTTTAGGAATGGATAGTTTATTTTCGTTTGAAGAAATCGTTTATCATGTTTGCTATATTCTAACTGCCATGATGGGTGGAATTTTAGGTGTAAATATAAGTACTACTTCTTCTAAAAGAGCCGCATAA
- the yajC gene encoding preprotein translocase subunit YajC: MEGLLGTLGPLILMFALFYFLLIRPQQKRQKAVSQMQSDLKKGDKIVTIGGLHGTVDALDEGKVVIKCGDGSRLTYDRAAIREVLESSSVANA, encoded by the coding sequence ATGGAAGGACTATTAGGTACATTAGGTCCATTAATCCTAATGTTTGCATTATTTTACTTCTTGTTAATTCGTCCACAGCAAAAGCGTCAAAAGGCGGTTTCGCAAATGCAAAGCGACCTGAAAAAAGGGGATAAAATCGTGACGATTGGTGGCCTACACGGAACAGTCGATGCATTAGACGAAGGCAAGGTAGTTATTAAATGTGGTGATGGAAGTCGTCTTACATACGACCGCGCTGCTATTAGGGAAGTACTTGAATCTAGCTCTGTAGCAAATGCATAA
- the tgt gene encoding tRNA guanosine(34) transglycosylase Tgt yields MTAIRYELIKTCKQTGARLGRVHTPHGSFDTPVFMPVGTLATVKTMSPEELVQMGAGIILSNTYHLWLRPGHEIIKEAGGLHKFMNWDRAILTDSGGFQVFSLSKFRQIEEEGVHFRNHLNGDKLFLSPEKAMEIQNALGSDIMMAFDECPPFPATYEYMQKSVERTSRWAERCLSAHQRPDDQGLFGIVQGGEYEELRKQSARDLVSLDFPGYAVGGLSVGEPKDIMNRVLEFTTPLLPSNKPRYLMGVGSPDSLIDGAIRGIDMFDCVLPTRIARNGTLMTSEGRLVVKNAKYARDFGPLDPNCDCYTCKNYSRAYIRHLIRCDETFGIRLTTYHNLYFLLKLMENVRQAIREDRLGDFREEFFEQYGFNQPNAKNF; encoded by the coding sequence TTGACGGCTATTCGTTACGAATTAATAAAGACATGTAAACAGACAGGAGCAAGGCTAGGGCGCGTACATACACCACACGGTTCATTTGACACACCTGTCTTTATGCCGGTTGGAACACTTGCAACGGTAAAAACGATGTCACCAGAAGAACTTGTGCAAATGGGAGCAGGAATTATTTTAAGTAATACCTATCATCTCTGGCTTCGACCTGGACACGAGATTATTAAAGAGGCTGGTGGGCTTCACAAGTTTATGAACTGGGATCGGGCCATTTTAACTGACTCAGGTGGATTCCAAGTATTTTCTCTAAGCAAGTTTCGCCAGATTGAGGAAGAGGGAGTTCATTTCAGAAATCATTTAAACGGGGACAAACTCTTCTTATCACCGGAAAAAGCGATGGAAATTCAAAATGCATTAGGCTCGGATATCATGATGGCCTTTGATGAATGTCCACCATTTCCTGCTACGTATGAGTATATGCAGAAATCGGTCGAACGTACATCACGTTGGGCAGAAAGATGCTTAAGTGCTCATCAACGTCCGGATGATCAAGGATTATTCGGTATTGTACAAGGTGGAGAATATGAAGAACTTCGGAAACAAAGTGCACGTGATCTAGTTTCTCTCGATTTCCCTGGATATGCAGTAGGAGGCTTATCGGTTGGTGAACCGAAGGATATTATGAATCGAGTTCTAGAATTCACAACCCCTCTATTACCATCGAATAAACCAAGATATTTAATGGGAGTTGGTTCTCCAGATTCTCTAATCGATGGGGCTATTCGAGGAATTGATATGTTTGATTGTGTTCTGCCAACTAGAATAGCTAGAAACGGAACATTGATGACGAGTGAAGGTAGATTGGTTGTGAAAAATGCGAAGTATGCAAGAGATTTTGGACCACTTGATCCAAATTGCGATTGCTACACTTGCAAAAATTATTCTCGTGCGTATATTCGCCACTTGATTCGTTGTGATGAGACGTTCGGAATAAGACTTACAACTTACCATAACTTATATTTTCTGTTAAAATTAATGGAGAATGTCAGACAAGCAATCAGAGAAGATCGCTTAGGGGACTTCAGAGAAGAATTTTTTGAGCAATATGGCTTTAATCAGCCGAATGCAAAAAACTTCTAA
- the queA gene encoding tRNA preQ1(34) S-adenosylmethionine ribosyltransferase-isomerase QueA, protein MKVDLFDFHLPEELIAQTPLEERTNSRLMVLDKENGKLEHTIFKNIVEYIRPGDCLVLNDTRVLPARLFGEKKETGAKIEVLLLKQLDGDRWETLVKPAKRVKEGTVISFGDGLLTAVCVGETEHGGRTLEFNYEGIFYEVLEQLGEMPLPPYIKEQLEDRERYQTVFAKERGSAAAPTAGLHFTEELLEEIRSRGVHIAFITLHVGLGTFRPVSVDDILEHDMHAEFYQMTEGTARLLNDVKKQGGRIISVGTTSTRTLETIASKHNGEFVAESGWTDIFIFPGYTFQGIDGMITNFHLPKSTLIMLVSALAGRENVIHAYETAVTEKYRFFSFGDAMLIV, encoded by the coding sequence ATGAAAGTAGACTTATTTGATTTTCATTTACCAGAGGAACTCATTGCGCAAACTCCTTTAGAGGAGCGAACAAACAGTAGACTAATGGTATTAGACAAGGAAAATGGAAAGTTAGAGCATACTATATTTAAAAATATAGTAGAGTATATTAGACCAGGAGATTGCCTGGTTTTAAATGACACGAGAGTGTTGCCTGCGAGATTATTCGGTGAAAAAAAAGAAACCGGTGCCAAGATTGAAGTATTACTTCTCAAGCAGTTGGATGGAGATCGTTGGGAAACTTTAGTAAAGCCAGCGAAAAGGGTTAAGGAAGGAACAGTCATTTCATTTGGAGATGGACTCTTGACGGCCGTGTGTGTCGGGGAAACCGAGCACGGAGGAAGAACTCTTGAATTTAATTATGAAGGAATTTTTTATGAGGTATTAGAGCAGTTAGGAGAAATGCCACTCCCCCCCTACATAAAAGAACAATTAGAGGATCGAGAACGATATCAAACGGTATTCGCTAAAGAACGTGGTTCAGCTGCAGCACCGACTGCGGGTCTTCATTTCACAGAAGAGCTTTTAGAAGAAATTCGCTCACGTGGGGTTCATATCGCCTTTATTACACTTCATGTTGGACTCGGGACATTTCGACCTGTAAGTGTAGATGACATTTTAGAACATGATATGCATGCCGAGTTCTATCAGATGACAGAAGGAACCGCTCGATTACTAAATGATGTAAAAAAACAAGGTGGACGAATCATTTCTGTTGGAACTACCTCCACGAGAACATTAGAGACGATCGCGTCGAAGCATAACGGGGAGTTTGTCGCAGAAAGTGGATGGACCGATATTTTTATTTTTCCCGGATATACATTTCAAGGAATTGACGGGATGATTACAAATTTCCATCTTCCAAAATCCACATTAATCATGCTTGTAAGTGCACTTGCAGGTAGAGAAAATGTCATTCATGCATATGAAACAGCAGTAACTGAGAAGTATCGTTTCTTTAGTTTTGGCGATGCGATGCTTATTGTTTAA
- a CDS encoding DUF2905 domain-containing protein: MTGLPKILMTLGAIIFVVGFLMQFIHIGRLPGDIIVKKGNTTVYFPIVTSILVSIILSAIFYFLGKFR; this comes from the coding sequence ATGACTGGTCTTCCAAAGATTCTTATGACATTAGGGGCAATCATTTTTGTCGTTGGATTTCTCATGCAGTTTATACATATCGGGAGACTTCCAGGCGATATTATTGTGAAAAAGGGAAACACGACAGTGTATTTCCCCATTGTTACCTCCATTCTTGTTAGTATTATTTTATCTGCAATTTTTTATTTTTTAGGGAAATTTCGTTAA
- the ruvB gene encoding Holliday junction branch migration DNA helicase RuvB — MDDRIISGEADVQDLSFEQSLRPLTLKQYIGQTKVKENLEIFIEAAKIRQETLDHVLLYGPPGLGKTTLATIIANEMGVNIRTTAGPAIERPGDLAAILTALEPGDILFIDEIHRLPRAIEEVLYPAMEDFCLDIVIGKGATARSVRLDLPPFTLVGATTRAGSLSAPLRDRFGVLSRLEYYKEDQLMDIVLRTAEVFQVDITKDAALEIAKRSRGTPRIANRLLRRVRDFAQVKGNGMIDYSLAVYSLQLLQVDPLGLDHIDHKLLKGIIEKFRGGPVGLDTIAATIGEESHTIEDVYEPYLLQIGFLQRTPRGRIVTNLVYKHFQMEVPSE, encoded by the coding sequence TTGGACGATCGGATTATTTCTGGTGAAGCAGATGTTCAAGATTTATCATTCGAACAAAGCTTACGCCCGTTAACATTAAAACAATATATTGGTCAAACAAAGGTAAAAGAGAATTTAGAAATATTTATTGAGGCAGCTAAAATACGGCAGGAAACACTTGATCATGTTCTCTTGTATGGACCCCCAGGATTAGGAAAAACGACATTAGCAACCATTATCGCTAATGAAATGGGAGTTAATATCCGTACAACAGCAGGCCCAGCAATTGAAAGGCCAGGAGATTTAGCGGCCATTTTAACAGCACTTGAACCTGGTGATATATTATTTATCGATGAAATTCACCGACTTCCAAGAGCTATAGAAGAAGTATTATATCCAGCCATGGAGGATTTTTGCCTTGACATCGTGATTGGAAAAGGGGCAACAGCTAGGTCTGTAAGACTTGATTTACCACCATTTACACTTGTTGGTGCCACAACTAGAGCAGGTTCTCTTTCAGCTCCACTTCGGGATCGATTTGGAGTTTTAAGCAGATTAGAATATTATAAAGAAGATCAGCTGATGGATATCGTATTACGAACTGCCGAAGTGTTCCAGGTAGACATTACAAAAGACGCAGCTTTAGAAATTGCCAAGCGTTCAAGAGGGACACCACGTATTGCGAATCGCCTGCTTAGACGAGTTAGAGATTTTGCTCAAGTTAAAGGCAATGGAATGATTGACTATTCATTAGCCGTTTACTCCTTACAACTTCTTCAGGTAGACCCATTAGGTTTGGATCATATTGATCATAAACTATTAAAGGGTATCATCGAGAAGTTTAGAGGAGGACCTGTTGGACTAGATACAATTGCAGCAACAATTGGAGAAGAATCACATACGATTGAGGATGTATATGAACCGTATTTACTTCAAATAGGATTTCTTCAAAGAACTCCAAGAGGCAGAATTGTTACGAATCTGGTTTATAAGCATTTTCAAATGGAGGTACCTTCAGAATGA
- the ruvA gene encoding Holliday junction branch migration protein RuvA encodes MYDYIKGTVEFIGPEYIVVEAGGIGYQVSTPNPFSFSKNIHQAMQIFTYHYVREDLIALYGFSSREEKILFTKLLNVSGIGPKGALAILASGVPEQVVQAIEEEDEAFLVKFPGVGKKTARQMILDLKGKLQQALPDYFPNLFNEEVHVEQPKNSNLALEEAMLALLSLGYSEKEIKKITPKLEVETLETEQYIKKALQLLLK; translated from the coding sequence ATGTATGATTATATTAAAGGAACGGTCGAATTTATTGGACCCGAATATATTGTTGTAGAGGCAGGAGGCATTGGATATCAAGTATCTACGCCGAACCCTTTTAGCTTTTCAAAGAATATTCACCAAGCGATGCAAATTTTTACTTATCATTATGTAAGAGAAGATTTGATCGCTTTATACGGTTTTTCTTCAAGGGAAGAAAAAATTCTCTTTACAAAGCTCCTGAATGTATCGGGAATTGGACCAAAAGGAGCGTTAGCAATATTAGCATCTGGCGTACCAGAACAAGTGGTTCAAGCAATCGAAGAAGAGGATGAAGCTTTTTTAGTGAAATTCCCAGGGGTAGGAAAGAAAACAGCTAGACAAATGATCTTAGATTTGAAAGGGAAACTTCAACAAGCACTTCCAGATTATTTTCCTAATTTATTCAATGAGGAAGTACATGTGGAACAACCGAAGAATTCAAATCTTGCACTTGAAGAAGCGATGTTAGCATTACTATCGCTTGGATATTCTGAAAAAGAAATAAAGAAAATTACTCCGAAGCTTGAAGTGGAAACACTAGAAACAGAGCAATATATTAAAAAAGCTCTACAGCTTCTTTTAAAATAG
- a CDS encoding intercompartmental signaling factor BofC translates to MRTKWLGCLGILLLVFVFHTNYVLAEDSKTTQRLEPIEVKVILERVYLDGEVSEEQMEEKIWSMEQFWSKYDQWQVVDMDDKSVVFRKHVDDISPLLKANGYFGITDDGVLTIYYGKPQKYNIIQSFFQLDIGKLESTRHEELKEGIPIRNKDRYVEVLETFKNYTVQEKQAN, encoded by the coding sequence ATGAGAACCAAATGGCTCGGATGTTTAGGGATATTGCTTCTCGTATTCGTTTTTCATACAAACTATGTCCTAGCGGAAGATTCAAAAACCACACAAAGGTTAGAACCCATTGAAGTAAAGGTGATTCTTGAACGAGTATATCTAGACGGAGAAGTTAGTGAGGAGCAAATGGAGGAGAAGATTTGGTCAATGGAACAGTTTTGGTCAAAATATGATCAATGGCAGGTCGTGGATATGGATGATAAATCTGTCGTGTTCCGTAAGCATGTAGACGATATTTCTCCACTGTTAAAAGCTAATGGTTACTTCGGAATTACGGACGATGGTGTGCTAACGATCTATTATGGAAAACCGCAAAAATATAATATTATTCAATCCTTTTTTCAATTAGATATTGGAAAATTAGAAAGTACGAGACATGAAGAACTAAAGGAAGGAATACCGATTAGGAATAAAGATCGGTATGTCGAAGTGCTTGAAACGTTTAAAAATTATACTGTTCAGGAAAAACAAGCGAACTAA
- a CDS encoding YhcN/YlaJ family sporulation lipoprotein: protein MSKKLVLLPITAALTFSLAGCNQDEATNNSKEISQPFGYYSNENHGGGGNARIYNENDGPLVEIMDHSLGEEGQKSRDNRRQHLMQKDESGNPANPTVPRAKQDKNFFEKDNRYSHADANYHGHLDDQTRKARSSYYTAYEGDLAEKIGDVTAKVPNVEDVRSVVYGSNVLIAVDLTNYDRDVETKADITRAVQPYLRGRSVQVVTDEGTFSRIRNIDNDLRDGGPRETVDADLKGMFRTLKSRIQGKE from the coding sequence TTGAGTAAAAAGCTTGTATTACTTCCGATAACTGCTGCCTTAACCTTTAGTTTAGCTGGTTGTAACCAGGATGAAGCAACCAATAATAGTAAAGAAATAAGCCAACCGTTTGGATACTATTCGAATGAAAATCATGGCGGTGGTGGAAATGCAAGGATTTACAACGAAAATGATGGTCCATTGGTAGAAATAATGGATCATTCTCTAGGTGAGGAAGGACAGAAAAGCAGAGATAATCGAAGACAGCATTTAATGCAAAAAGATGAATCAGGAAACCCTGCTAATCCAACAGTCCCTCGTGCTAAACAGGATAAAAACTTTTTTGAGAAAGATAACCGTTATAGTCATGCTGATGCCAATTATCATGGCCATTTAGATGACCAAACCCGAAAAGCAAGAAGCTCCTATTACACAGCGTATGAAGGGGATTTAGCCGAAAAAATAGGTGATGTTACAGCGAAGGTTCCCAATGTGGAAGATGTTCGTTCCGTAGTATATGGAAGCAATGTATTAATTGCAGTAGATTTAACCAACTACGATCGCGATGTAGAAACAAAGGCAGATATCACTAGAGCGGTTCAACCCTACCTTCGAGGAAGATCGGTACAGGTAGTGACGGATGAAGGAACATTTAGCAGAATCAGAAATATTGATAATGACTTACGTGATGGTGGTCCACGTGAGACTGTTGATGCAGATCTAAAAGGGATGTTTCGAACATTAAAGTCCCGAATTCAAGGGAAAGAATAG
- a CDS encoding phosphotransferase, with amino-acid sequence MEMMNNISGDDLTLNRLFSYLQEELVTPIESIQPIRKNVYLLETSNQLVVLKGFSHLRKLQIQKAFTSSLRHEGFQHSYIFQNLEKESPLYLDGTYYGCLEHIPLSSNSPFSYEWEEERKDGLRLLEEFHQTTGKLSRRYQTVLKEYNLMLKWRERAARFINNLSIIKFFVQQEILNEVMEWADFSLKGLELEYSFLNNHDQVILHGDLAHHNFIRGIDSELYIIDFDLVSIGSPACDYLQYCNRILPSLDWSLQDLTEYEQIRPFLNNRGFLYALLFPTDIFREWNRLIKDRQYSSTFQVRQVLDLTVRQFFNRQSFVEQVKLLIEN; translated from the coding sequence ATGGAAATGATGAATAATATTAGTGGAGACGATTTAACTCTAAATCGTCTCTTCTCCTATTTACAGGAAGAGCTCGTCACTCCAATTGAATCCATTCAACCAATTAGGAAGAACGTATATCTGTTAGAAACGAGTAATCAACTTGTTGTGCTAAAGGGGTTTAGTCATTTAAGAAAACTGCAGATCCAAAAGGCTTTTACTTCGTCTTTAAGACATGAAGGGTTTCAGCACTCATACATTTTTCAAAACCTCGAAAAGGAATCACCACTTTACTTAGACGGTACGTATTACGGATGTCTTGAGCACATACCACTATCCTCCAACAGTCCTTTTTCTTATGAGTGGGAAGAAGAAAGAAAAGATGGGCTTCGTCTCCTTGAAGAATTTCACCAGACTACAGGTAAGCTTTCAAGAAGGTATCAAACAGTACTAAAAGAATACAATCTTATGTTGAAATGGAGAGAACGTGCAGCTCGTTTTATTAATAATTTATCCATTATTAAATTTTTTGTGCAGCAAGAAATACTAAATGAAGTGATGGAGTGGGCCGATTTTTCCTTAAAGGGGCTCGAGTTAGAGTATTCATTTTTAAATAATCATGATCAAGTGATTCTTCATGGCGATTTAGCCCACCATAACTTTATTCGTGGTATTGACTCAGAACTATATATAATTGATTTCGACTTAGTTTCAATCGGTAGTCCAGCATGTGATTATTTACAATATTGCAATCGAATTCTGCCGAGTCTCGATTGGTCTTTACAAGATCTTACTGAATACGAGCAAATACGCCCGTTTTTAAATAATCGTGGATTTTTATATGCTTTATTATTTCCAACAGATATCTTTCGAGAATGGAATCGACTTATTAAAGATCGTCAATATTCAAGCACATTTCAAGTAAGGCAGGTTCTTGATTTAACTGTACGGCAATTTTTTAATCGACAAAGCTTTGTAGAGCAAGTAAAACTTTTAATTGAAAATTAA
- the safA gene encoding SafA/ExsA family spore coat assembly protein — translation MKIHIVQKGDTLWKIAKKYGVNFEELKKMNTQLSNPDMIMPGMKIKVPTGGGMIKKEAPITGKPEAKINMGTKKEMPKEQPIALAPKEAPKKEMPIEQPPKMEEQIEPIAEAPKKPFKPKMPQPMIPEIDINNYYMMNMANLSVQPQQPAKPVPKPPKPVKEEVKPKQLAPAELKSQPAPQFPMQPKQLPAEMKPLPEVKPLPEVKPIKGVKPLPEANTAVPNFTQGGGYEPMNPMYPQNFYPYPQATPGFGQPTGFAPQAPYPQVQGAMTGAPAMPTMPYGMMPGVPGMGMQPFDDESSSFMPQMPMMPGQVMGVQDAQMPMMPGQVMGAQNAQMPMMPGQVMGAQDAQMPMMPSQVMGAQDAQMPLMPTEVAGVQDTPMYQAPMYQAPMYPYPPYPAPLFHCGPVMPGPGYYPPGYPSMGMPQQMPYSPMPQVQGVMDQMESPSMGNHQMPLTPNYQAPAVQGVQDDCGCGGPAMTPYGMGSGFAPGMPPVYAPSYGQPMAQPPYMNPYGYGPSAYGMPRGQNTNDGNDE, via the coding sequence GTGAAAATCCATATCGTACAGAAAGGGGATACTCTTTGGAAAATCGCCAAGAAGTACGGCGTGAATTTTGAAGAGCTGAAAAAAATGAATACGCAGCTCAGTAACCCTGATATGATCATGCCCGGTATGAAAATTAAAGTACCAACCGGTGGTGGAATGATAAAGAAAGAAGCACCTATCACTGGAAAGCCGGAAGCGAAAATAAATATGGGTACAAAAAAAGAGATGCCTAAAGAACAGCCAATTGCTCTTGCACCAAAAGAAGCGCCTAAAAAAGAAATGCCGATTGAACAACCGCCAAAGATGGAGGAGCAAATCGAACCAATTGCTGAGGCTCCAAAGAAGCCGTTCAAGCCTAAAATGCCACAGCCAATGATACCTGAAATTGATATTAACAACTATTATATGATGAATATGGCGAATTTATCTGTACAACCGCAACAACCTGCAAAGCCAGTACCGAAGCCGCCGAAACCAGTTAAAGAAGAGGTAAAGCCAAAACAATTGGCACCTGCCGAATTAAAATCTCAACCAGCACCACAATTTCCAATGCAACCCAAACAGCTTCCTGCGGAAATGAAGCCTTTACCAGAGGTAAAACCATTGCCGGAAGTGAAGCCAATTAAAGGTGTGAAACCACTGCCAGAGGCCAATACTGCCGTTCCAAACTTTACTCAAGGAGGGGGTTACGAACCCATGAATCCAATGTACCCACAAAATTTCTATCCGTATCCACAAGCTACTCCAGGATTTGGTCAGCCAACAGGTTTTGCTCCTCAAGCACCATATCCTCAGGTTCAGGGTGCAATGACAGGTGCTCCTGCAATGCCAACTATGCCGTATGGAATGATGCCTGGAGTTCCAGGAATGGGCATGCAACCGTTTGATGATGAATCATCATCGTTTATGCCGCAGATGCCAATGATGCCAGGTCAAGTAATGGGCGTACAAGATGCACAAATGCCAATGATGCCAGGTCAAGTGATGGGTGCACAGAATGCGCAAATGCCGATGATGCCAGGTCAAGTGATGGGTGCGCAGGATGCACAAATGCCAATGATGCCAAGTCAAGTGATGGGTGCACAGGATGCACAAATGCCATTAATGCCTACAGAAGTAGCTGGAGTTCAAGATACTCCAATGTATCAAGCTCCAATGTATCAAGCTCCAATGTATCCTTATCCGCCATATCCTGCACCATTATTTCATTGTGGACCAGTGATGCCTGGACCAGGATACTACCCACCAGGTTATCCATCTATGGGTATGCCACAACAAATGCCATATAGCCCAATGCCACAAGTGCAAGGGGTAATGGATCAAATGGAATCACCGAGTATGGGTAATCACCAAATGCCTTTAACACCAAATTATCAAGCTCCAGCCGTACAAGGCGTACAGGATGATTGTGGATGTGGCGGTCCTGCGATGACACCATACGGAATGGGATCCGGCTTTGCTCCAGGTATGCCACCAGTGTATGCTCCATCCTACGGGCAACCTATGGCGCAGCCGCCTTATATGAATCCTTATGGATACGGACCATCAGCATATGGAATGCCAAGAGGTCAAAATACGAACGATGGAAATGATGAATAA
- the nadA gene encoding quinolinate synthase NadA, whose product MNLFEVVEKNKLLPDLYKELTKDEMENRVRAIKERLGNKLYIPGHHYQKDEVIQFADDTGDSLKLAQLSAENHEAEYIVFCGVHFMAETADILTNDSQKVILPDMRAGCSMADMADIYQTERAWAELQDVFGDTILPLTYVNSTAAIKSFVGKHGGATVTSSNAEHMVTWAFTQKDRILFLPDQHLGRNTAFNLGVPLVKMAVWDPISNTLQYKGDLEEVKVILWKGHCSVHENFTVQNIADIRVNHPDMKIIVHPECRREVVELSDLAGSTNYIIQQIEASPAGSAWAIGTEMNLVNRIIQDHPDKQIVSLNPHMCPCLTMNRINLPHLLWALESIEQGELHNVIKVEAEIAEYAKLALIRMLDQS is encoded by the coding sequence ATGAATTTATTTGAAGTGGTTGAAAAAAATAAGCTTCTGCCTGATTTATACAAAGAACTAACGAAGGATGAAATGGAAAACAGAGTACGAGCCATTAAAGAAAGATTGGGAAACAAACTATATATCCCGGGGCATCATTATCAAAAAGATGAAGTAATACAATTTGCAGATGATACGGGAGATTCATTAAAGCTTGCCCAGCTTTCTGCAGAGAATCACGAAGCGGAATATATTGTGTTTTGTGGCGTTCACTTTATGGCTGAAACGGCGGATATTTTAACCAATGATTCACAAAAAGTGATACTGCCTGATATGAGAGCAGGGTGCTCAATGGCAGATATGGCCGATATTTATCAAACAGAAAGAGCATGGGCAGAGTTGCAGGATGTATTTGGTGATACCATTCTTCCCTTAACCTATGTGAATTCCACTGCGGCCATTAAGTCTTTTGTTGGGAAACATGGTGGGGCAACAGTCACTTCGTCCAATGCTGAACATATGGTCACATGGGCGTTTACTCAAAAGGATCGAATTTTATTTCTTCCTGATCAGCATTTAGGGAGAAATACCGCTTTTAATTTAGGAGTACCGTTAGTCAAAATGGCGGTTTGGGATCCTATCTCCAATACTTTACAATACAAAGGAGATCTAGAAGAAGTAAAGGTGATTTTATGGAAGGGGCATTGCTCTGTTCATGAGAACTTTACTGTTCAAAACATTGCAGATATACGTGTCAATCACCCTGATATGAAAATTATTGTTCACCCAGAGTGTAGACGCGAGGTAGTGGAGCTATCTGATTTAGCTGGTTCAACGAATTATATTATTCAGCAAATTGAGGCATCACCGGCTGGTTCCGCTTGGGCCATTGGAACGGAGATGAATTTAGTGAATCGAATTATTCAGGACCACCCAGATAAACAAATTGTATCTTTAAACCCGCATATGTGTCCGTGTCTCACCATGAATCGTATTAATTTACCCCATTTATTATGGGCGTTGGAAAGTATAGAGCAAGGTGAACTTCATAATGTCATTAAGGTCGAGGCTGAAATTGCGGAGTATGCAAAGCTCGCTCTAATAAGAATGCTCGACCAATCCTAA
- the nadC gene encoding carboxylating nicotinate-nucleotide diphosphorylase produces MNKLKLRLQLEQFFLEDIGERDTTSELIFGDDEQGELVFIAKENGIFCGEEIIRTGFSLLDNDMVIDLEVRDGEGFKNGQKLVTITGQVTTLLKGERVVLNLVQRMSGIATRTKEAVNIVDSTSTRIVDTRKTTPGLRMLEKYAVRCGGGFNHRFGLYDGVMIKDNHISFAGSISKAVEKVKSNLGHMVKIEVEIESKEQLLEAIEAGADVIMFDNRTPDEIKEWITLVPEGIVTEASGGITLENLYKYKHTGVDVISLGFLTHTIQSIDISAKVHVK; encoded by the coding sequence ATGAACAAATTAAAGCTGCGTTTGCAACTTGAACAATTTTTCCTTGAGGATATTGGAGAGAGAGATACAACAAGTGAATTGATTTTTGGCGATGATGAGCAAGGGGAACTTGTATTTATTGCAAAAGAGAATGGCATATTCTGTGGGGAAGAGATTATCCGGACAGGATTCAGCCTTCTAGACAATGACATGGTTATTGATCTGGAAGTAAGAGATGGAGAAGGGTTTAAAAATGGCCAGAAGTTAGTAACCATAACTGGTCAAGTAACCACGTTATTGAAGGGAGAAAGAGTGGTACTTAACCTCGTTCAGCGAATGAGTGGAATTGCTACTCGAACAAAAGAAGCTGTAAATATAGTAGATTCTACTTCTACTAGGATTGTAGATACACGTAAAACGACACCAGGTCTTCGAATGCTTGAAAAATATGCGGTTCGGTGTGGTGGAGGTTTTAACCACCGCTTTGGTTTATACGATGGAGTAATGATTAAAGACAATCATATCTCTTTTGCAGGCTCCATTTCAAAAGCCGTGGAAAAAGTAAAATCCAATTTAGGGCATATGGTTAAAATCGAAGTGGAAATTGAATCGAAGGAGCAGTTGTTAGAGGCGATTGAAGCTGGTGCTGATGTGATTATGTTTGATAATCGTACACCTGATGAAATCAAAGAATGGATCACTTTAGTTCCAGAAGGAATCGTAACGGAAGCTTCTGGTGGCATTACGTTAGAGAACTTGTATAAGTACAAGCACACGGGAGTCGATGTTATTTCATTAGGATTTTTAACACATACGATTCAATCAATAGATATTAGTGCGAAAGTTCATGTGAAGTAA